The Alphaproteobacteria bacterium genome contains a region encoding:
- a CDS encoding amidohydrolase family protein encodes MSIGAIDCDVHPTVTGNEVLLPYLETYWRDSVVERGMGSLESASYPPMAPISARPDFRGKNGYPATDVTQLTAQVCDHWGASHAILNCLYGVQLIFNEDMARVFASALNDWIAKEWLDRDPRLAASIVIPIQNIEYAVDEIERCAKNRRFVQILVLAMQETPLGRRQHWPIFAAAERHGLPIGIHAGSNYRNPVTSLGWPTSYVEDYTSQAQGFQTQVASLITEGVFAKYPKLKVVLIESGVTWLPGFLWRFSKFWRGARTEVPWVDRSPSEIVRDNFRLTLQPFDGPSDPEDVERIVEHLRSDDMLLFSSDFPHWQFDGDNRMPRGIPQGFQRKILVENPLATYDRLNHAPVGA; translated from the coding sequence ATGAGCATCGGCGCCATCGACTGCGACGTGCACCCGACGGTGACGGGCAACGAGGTGTTGCTGCCATATCTCGAAACGTACTGGCGCGACTCGGTCGTCGAGCGCGGCATGGGCTCGCTCGAATCCGCGAGCTATCCGCCGATGGCTCCGATTAGCGCGCGCCCGGATTTCCGCGGCAAGAACGGATATCCCGCAACCGATGTGACCCAGCTGACCGCGCAGGTCTGCGACCACTGGGGAGCCAGTCACGCGATCCTCAATTGTCTCTACGGCGTGCAGCTCATCTTCAACGAGGACATGGCGCGCGTGTTTGCGAGCGCGCTCAATGACTGGATCGCGAAGGAATGGCTCGACCGCGATCCGCGCCTCGCCGCCTCGATCGTGATCCCGATCCAGAACATCGAATACGCGGTCGACGAGATCGAGCGTTGCGCCAAGAACCGGCGCTTCGTGCAGATCCTCGTGCTCGCGATGCAGGAGACGCCGCTGGGGCGGCGGCAACACTGGCCGATCTTTGCCGCTGCGGAGCGACATGGCCTGCCGATCGGCATCCATGCGGGCTCGAACTACCGCAATCCCGTGACGTCGCTGGGCTGGCCGACGTCCTACGTCGAGGACTACACCAGCCAGGCGCAAGGCTTTCAGACCCAGGTCGCGAGCCTGATCACCGAAGGCGTGTTCGCCAAATATCCGAAGCTGAAAGTTGTGCTGATCGAATCCGGGGTCACCTGGCTGCCAGGCTTTCTGTGGCGGTTCTCGAAATTCTGGCGCGGGGCGCGAACCGAGGTCCCGTGGGTCGATCGGTCGCCGTCGGAAATCGTGCGCGACAACTTCCGGCTCACCCTTCAGCCGTTCGACGGCCCGTCCGACCCGGAGGACGTGGAACGCATCGTGGAGCACCTGCGTTCGGACGATATGTTGTTGTTTTCCTCGGATTTTCCGCACTGGCAGTTCGACGGCGACAACCGGATGCCGAGGGGTATTCCGCAAGGATTTCAGCGCAAGATACTGGTGGAGAATCCGCTCGCGACGTATGATCGGCTGAATCATGCGCCCGTAGGCGCATAG
- a CDS encoding carboxymuconolactone decarboxylase family protein, which produces MKQRLNPLTLVPEGVNALINVEKYLENCGLDHKLLLLIKTRVSQMNGCAYCLHMHTKDARKLGESEARLYLLDAWYESNLYSPRERAALAWAESLTRIAATHAPDEDYEAVRRQFSEKEVADLSIAIAMINAWNRLSIGARSVHPGDLAKAA; this is translated from the coding sequence ATGAAACAGAGACTGAATCCGCTCACCCTCGTGCCTGAAGGCGTCAATGCCCTCATCAACGTCGAAAAATATCTCGAGAATTGCGGGCTCGATCACAAGCTGCTTCTGCTGATCAAGACGCGCGTCTCGCAGATGAATGGCTGCGCCTACTGTCTGCACATGCACACGAAGGACGCGCGAAAACTCGGCGAGTCTGAAGCGCGGCTCTACCTGCTCGACGCATGGTACGAGTCGAATCTCTATTCACCACGCGAGAGGGCCGCGCTCGCCTGGGCGGAATCGCTGACCAGAATCGCCGCCACACACGCACCGGACGAAGACTATGAGGCGGTGCGCCGGCAATTCTCCGAGAAGGAGGTGGCGGACCTCTCGATCGCGATCGCGATGATCAATGCCTGGAACCGGCTCTCGATCGGCGCACGGTCCGTGCACCCGGGCGATCTCGCCAAAGCGGCGTGA
- the glyA gene encoding serine hydroxymethyltransferase, translated as MSATEAVAAKDDAFFSATLAEADPEVADVIAKELGRQRDEIELIASENIVSRAVLEAQGSVLTNKYAEGYPGRRYYGGCQFVDIAETIAIGRAKKLFGCNFANVQPNSGSQMNQAVFLALMEPGDTFMGLDLAAGGHLTHGSPVNMSGKWFKAVHYGVRRDDHLIDMDEVARIARENKPKIIIGGATAYSRVWDFARFREIADEVGAYLMVDMAHFAGLVAGGAHPSPFPHAHVVTTTNHKSLRGPRGGMILTNDEAIAKKVNSAVFPGLQGGPLMHVIAAKAVALGEALRPEFKSYARNVVTNAKALAERLKSQGLDIVSGGTDNHLMLVDLRPKRLTGKVAEIALGRAHITCNKNGIPFDPEKPMVTSGVRLGTPAGTTRGFGVAEFRQIGDMIVEVLDVLSQKGVEQDSLVEAAVRDKVKALVKRFPIYQ; from the coding sequence ATGTCCGCGACCGAAGCCGTAGCCGCGAAGGACGACGCATTTTTCTCGGCGACCCTTGCCGAGGCCGACCCGGAAGTCGCCGACGTTATCGCCAAGGAGCTTGGCCGCCAGCGTGACGAGATCGAGCTGATCGCCTCGGAAAACATCGTGAGCCGCGCGGTGCTCGAGGCGCAGGGCTCGGTGCTGACCAACAAATACGCCGAGGGCTATCCGGGCCGGCGCTATTACGGCGGCTGCCAGTTCGTCGACATCGCGGAAACCATCGCGATCGGGCGCGCCAAGAAACTCTTCGGCTGCAATTTCGCGAACGTGCAGCCGAACTCCGGCAGCCAGATGAATCAGGCGGTGTTCCTGGCGCTGATGGAGCCGGGCGACACCTTCATGGGGCTCGATCTCGCGGCCGGCGGGCACCTGACGCATGGTTCGCCGGTCAACATGTCCGGCAAATGGTTCAAAGCGGTGCACTATGGCGTGCGGCGCGACGATCACCTGATTGACATGGACGAGGTCGCGCGCATCGCGCGCGAGAACAAGCCGAAGATCATCATCGGGGGCGCGACCGCCTACTCGCGCGTGTGGGATTTCGCGCGCTTTCGCGAGATCGCCGATGAGGTCGGCGCCTATCTGATGGTCGACATGGCGCATTTCGCCGGACTTGTGGCCGGCGGCGCGCATCCCTCGCCATTCCCGCATGCGCATGTCGTGACCACGACCAACCACAAATCGCTGCGCGGCCCGCGCGGCGGCATGATCCTCACGAACGACGAGGCGATCGCCAAGAAGGTGAACTCGGCGGTGTTCCCCGGCCTGCAGGGCGGCCCGCTGATGCATGTGATTGCCGCCAAGGCGGTCGCGCTCGGCGAGGCCCTGCGGCCGGAATTCAAGAGTTACGCGCGCAACGTGGTGACGAACGCCAAGGCGCTGGCCGAGCGGCTCAAGTCCCAGGGGCTCGATATCGTCTCGGGCGGCACCGACAATCACTTGATGCTGGTCGATCTGCGGCCGAAGCGCTTGACCGGCAAGGTCGCCGAGATCGCGCTCGGCCGCGCGCATATCACCTGCAACAAGAACGGCATCCCGTTCGACCCCGAGAAGCCGATGGTCACCTCGGGCGTGCGGCTCGGCACGCCGGCCGGCACGACGCGCGGCTTCGGCGTCGCGGAATTCCGCCAGATCGGCGACATGATCGTCGAGGTGCTCGACGTGTTGTCGCAGAAGGGCGTCGAGCAGGATTCACTGGTCGAAGCCGCGGTGCGTGACAAGGTGAAGGCGCTGGTGAAGCGCTTTCCGATCTACCAGTAG
- the ribH gene encoding 6,7-dimethyl-8-ribityllumazine synthase: protein MARARRPTQRRETGVKGARILVVEARFYDDIADMLLRGAKRVLKEAGAVFNVVTVPGALEIPAAIVIAHHGATAREQPYDGVVALGCVIRGETSHYDIVAGESARAIMDISIALDMPMGNGILTVDTDAQARARARPTGEDKGGGAARATLTLVRLKRRLVREARR from the coding sequence ATGGCACGCGCGCGCAGGCCGACGCAGCGCCGGGAAACCGGCGTCAAAGGCGCGCGCATCCTCGTGGTCGAGGCGCGCTTCTACGACGATATCGCCGACATGCTGCTGCGCGGCGCCAAGCGCGTGCTCAAGGAGGCCGGCGCCGTCTTCAACGTCGTCACCGTGCCGGGCGCGCTGGAAATCCCCGCTGCGATCGTGATCGCGCATCACGGCGCGACCGCGCGCGAACAGCCCTATGACGGCGTGGTGGCGCTTGGCTGCGTCATTCGCGGCGAGACCAGCCATTATGACATCGTGGCGGGCGAATCCGCGCGCGCCATCATGGATATTTCGATCGCGCTCGACATGCCGATGGGCAACGGCATCCTCACCGTCGACACCGATGCGCAAGCTCGCGCGCGGGCGCGTCCGACCGGCGAAGACAAGGGCGGCGGCGCGGCGCGTGCGACGCTCACACTGGTGCGGCTGAAGCGCCGACTCGTGCGCGAAGCGCGGCGATGA
- a CDS encoding riboflavin synthase: protein MFTGIVTDIGEVVATEERAEALRRLTIACAYDPASIAIGASISCSGVCMTAVATGKKSFSVDAAAETLKVTTVGRWRTGTRVNLERSLKMGDELGGHLVSGHVDGLAELVQREDLTDMARLMLRVAKPLARFVAQKGSVALDGVSLTVNDVTDDQFSVLIIPHTLSGTTLGALKLGDALNLEVDLMARYAARLMETR from the coding sequence ATGTTCACCGGCATCGTGACCGACATCGGCGAGGTCGTCGCCACCGAGGAGCGCGCCGAAGCGCTGCGGCGGCTGACTATCGCCTGCGCCTACGATCCGGCCTCGATTGCGATCGGCGCCTCGATCTCGTGTTCCGGCGTGTGCATGACGGCGGTGGCAACGGGCAAGAAGAGCTTCTCGGTCGACGCGGCGGCAGAGACGCTCAAGGTGACCACGGTCGGGCGCTGGCGCACCGGAACGCGCGTCAATCTGGAACGCTCGCTCAAGATGGGCGATGAACTCGGCGGCCATCTCGTCAGCGGCCATGTGGATGGCCTCGCGGAGCTTGTTCAGCGCGAGGACCTGACGGACATGGCGCGCCTGATGCTGCGCGTGGCAAAGCCGCTCGCGCGTTTCGTCGCACAAAAGGGCTCGGTGGCCCTGGATGGCGTGTCATTGACGGTCAATGACGTTACTGACGATCAGTTCTCCGTACTCATCATTCCTCATACGCTCAGCGGGACCACGCTCGGCGCGCTGAAGCTTGGCGACGCACTCAACCTTGAAGTAGACCTGATGGCGCGCTACGCAGCCCGCCTGATGGAGACACGCTGA
- a CDS encoding PilZ domain-containing protein, translated as MAAVTPHPVAPQLAKHTYLCRRCNQTKTYILPTSPADAEIDHAASPDSAGTPDDRRRDPRETLNAPGTLYDKEGNFLLPCTIRDLSRSGGRLELFKEAALPRYFYLSTMPDGSVRRLCSKVWQLALTAGVRFVEKQSA; from the coding sequence TTGGCCGCTGTCACCCCGCACCCGGTTGCGCCCCAACTGGCAAAGCACACCTACCTTTGCAGGCGGTGCAATCAGACCAAGACCTACATCTTGCCGACGTCACCGGCCGACGCCGAGATCGATCATGCCGCTTCCCCGGATAGCGCCGGCACCCCCGACGATCGCCGCCGCGATCCGCGCGAAACGCTCAACGCGCCGGGCACGCTCTATGACAAGGAAGGAAACTTCCTTTTGCCTTGCACCATCCGCGACCTCTCGAGGAGCGGTGGACGGCTGGAGCTGTTCAAGGAAGCCGCGCTTCCTCGATATTTCTATCTGTCGACGATGCCTGATGGCAGCGTGCGCCGGCTGTGCAGCAAGGTGTGGCAGCTTGCCTTGACCGCGGGTGTGCGCTTCGTCGAGAAACAGTCCGCCTAG
- the ribD gene encoding bifunctional diaminohydroxyphosphoribosylaminopyrimidine deaminase/5-amino-6-(5-phosphoribosylamino)uracil reductase RibD, whose product MTLVADQRFMALALTLGQRGLGNAWPNPAVGAVVVKDGVVLGRGWTQPGGRPHAEVEALRRAGEAASGATLYATLEPCSHHGRTPPCVDAIMAAGIARVVSALEDPNPEIAGKGHARLRSQGVAVTTGVCADEASRTHAGHIRRVRDGRPHVTLKLAISADGKAGLAGRKPAAITGDPARERVHLMRAMNDAVVTGIGTVLADDPQLTCRLPGMAQRSPVRVVLDSALRMPVRSNLAASATQTLDWVFVDQNATPPHEAELTAAGVEVLRAPGTDGRLDLMTVLRSLAARGITRVMVEAGPILAAAFLSADLVDEAALFRSPDPIGAGGIDALEGMPLTALTRSPHLRLVGSEKVGPDTLEMFERR is encoded by the coding sequence ATGACGCTTGTTGCTGACCAGCGCTTCATGGCTCTCGCGCTGACCCTAGGGCAGCGCGGCCTCGGCAACGCGTGGCCGAACCCCGCGGTCGGCGCGGTCGTCGTGAAGGACGGCGTGGTGCTCGGGCGCGGCTGGACCCAGCCGGGCGGGCGGCCGCATGCCGAGGTCGAGGCGCTCCGCCGGGCTGGCGAAGCGGCGAGCGGGGCCACGCTTTATGCGACGCTCGAGCCCTGCTCGCATCATGGCAGGACACCGCCCTGCGTCGACGCCATCATGGCGGCCGGTATCGCGCGTGTCGTGTCGGCGCTGGAGGATCCCAATCCGGAGATTGCCGGGAAGGGACACGCACGGTTGAGGTCTCAGGGCGTCGCCGTGACGACCGGCGTGTGCGCGGACGAAGCAAGCCGGACGCACGCGGGACACATCCGGCGCGTTCGCGACGGCCGCCCCCATGTCACGCTGAAGCTCGCGATTTCAGCCGACGGCAAGGCCGGGCTCGCCGGCCGCAAGCCCGCCGCGATCACCGGCGATCCGGCGCGCGAGCGCGTGCATCTGATGCGGGCCATGAACGACGCGGTGGTGACCGGCATCGGCACGGTGCTGGCGGACGATCCGCAGCTCACCTGCCGCCTGCCGGGGATGGCGCAGCGCTCGCCGGTGCGCGTGGTGCTCGACAGTGCCCTGCGGATGCCGGTGCGGTCGAACCTCGCGGCGTCCGCGACGCAAACGCTCGACTGGGTATTCGTGGACCAGAACGCAACGCCGCCGCACGAAGCGGAGTTGACCGCCGCGGGAGTCGAGGTGCTGCGCGCGCCAGGTACCGACGGACGCCTCGATCTGATGACCGTGCTGCGCAGCCTTGCCGCGCGCGGCATCACGCGCGTGATGGTTGAGGCCGGACCGATCCTGGCGGCGGCGTTCCTTAGCGCCGACCTGGTTGACGAGGCGGCGCTGTTTCGCTCGCCTGATCCGATTGGCGCGGGGGGGATCGATGCGCTGGAGGGCATGCCGCTGACGGCCTTGACGCGATCGCCGCACTTGCGCCTTGTGGGCAGCGAAAAGGTTGGCCCGGATACACTTGAGATGTTCGAGCGCAGGTAA
- a CDS encoding amidohydrolase family protein, whose amino-acid sequence MNVEVRPHRAQKTRYGIVDCDIHPKMLIEDYRKHLSNQWWSYLQTYGIRPRHGFTKSYPMPKITPQAARRDAWPPGGGLPGSDLGFMREQLLDLYDMDYGILNPLQPTGQGDQNPEFSAALAFAANEQQLERWTSHEKRLKASVVVPYEHPEASKAEIKRRAGSKDFAQVFMLSRTAEAHGRRRYWPIYEAAVEAGLPVGIHVFGYSGWAMTNSGWPSFYIEEMTEHATGQQAVVASMIFEGLFEQYRDLKVVLIESGFGWLPALGWRLDKHWERMRDDVPHVKRPPSEYIREHFWVSTQPMEEAEDPEHVLDAMKWIGFDRILFASDYPHWDFDDPVLALPPSLTEEQRRMIYGENAKKLYRLS is encoded by the coding sequence ATGAACGTCGAGGTCCGCCCGCATCGAGCGCAGAAGACGCGCTATGGCATCGTCGATTGCGACATCCACCCGAAGATGCTGATCGAGGACTATCGCAAGCATCTTTCCAATCAGTGGTGGTCGTACCTGCAGACCTATGGCATCCGGCCGCGTCATGGCTTCACCAAGTCCTATCCGATGCCGAAGATCACACCGCAGGCGGCGCGGCGCGACGCGTGGCCGCCGGGCGGCGGGTTGCCGGGCAGCGATCTCGGTTTCATGCGCGAGCAGCTGCTCGACCTTTACGACATGGACTACGGCATCCTCAATCCGCTGCAGCCGACCGGACAGGGCGATCAGAACCCGGAGTTCTCCGCTGCCCTGGCATTCGCCGCGAACGAGCAGCAGTTGGAGCGATGGACCTCGCACGAGAAGCGCCTGAAGGCCTCGGTGGTGGTGCCTTACGAGCATCCGGAGGCCTCCAAGGCGGAGATCAAGCGGCGCGCCGGCTCGAAGGATTTCGCGCAGGTGTTCATGCTGAGCCGCACTGCCGAAGCACACGGCCGCCGGCGTTACTGGCCGATCTATGAGGCGGCCGTCGAGGCCGGCCTGCCGGTCGGCATCCACGTGTTCGGCTACTCGGGCTGGGCGATGACGAACTCCGGTTGGCCCTCGTTCTATATCGAGGAGATGACCGAGCACGCGACCGGGCAGCAGGCGGTGGTCGCGAGCATGATCTTCGAGGGCCTGTTCGAGCAGTATCGTGACCTTAAGGTCGTGCTGATCGAGTCGGGCTTCGGCTGGCTGCCCGCGCTCGGCTGGCGGCTCGACAAGCATTGGGAGCGCATGCGTGACGACGTCCCGCACGTGAAGCGCCCGCCGTCCGAATACATCCGCGAGCACTTCTGGGTCTCCACCCAGCCGATGGAGGAGGCGGAGGACCCCGAGCATGTGCTCGACGCGATGAAGTGGATCGGCTTCGACCGCATCCTGTTCGCGAGCGACTATCCGCACTGGGATTTCGACGATCCGGTGCTGGCGCTGCCGCCGTCTCTCACCGAAGAGCAGCGGCGCATGATCTACGGCGAGAACGCGAAGAAGCTCTACAGATTGTCGTGA
- a CDS encoding KTSC domain-containing protein — MPSTAIEHISYDEAAGELHVKFVGGGTYTYFGVPRPVYDAFRAAPSKGAFLNNFIKTRYDFRRDAA, encoded by the coding sequence ATGCCGTCAACCGCGATCGAACACATCAGCTATGATGAGGCCGCCGGCGAGTTGCATGTGAAATTCGTCGGCGGCGGAACCTACACCTATTTCGGCGTTCCGAGGCCGGTTTACGACGCTTTCCGTGCGGCGCCGTCCAAAGGCGCGTTCCTGAACAATTTCATCAAGACCCGGTACGACTTCCGCCGCGACGCCGCGTAA
- the nrdR gene encoding transcriptional regulator NrdR, translating to MRCPKCSSLDTQVKDSRPTEDSAAIRRRRVCLSCQFRFTTFERVQLRELTVIKRNGRRVPFDRDKLARSFEIALRKRNVEPERIEQTVSKIVQELESLGESEISHETIGETVIAHLRELDEVAYVRFASVYRDFREAKDFQAALAELAAEDEPPKAAGGRK from the coding sequence ATGCGCTGTCCGAAGTGCTCGAGCCTCGATACCCAGGTGAAGGATTCGCGCCCGACCGAGGATTCGGCAGCGATCCGCCGGCGACGCGTCTGCCTCTCATGCCAGTTTCGCTTCACCACCTTCGAGCGCGTGCAGCTGCGCGAACTCACCGTGATCAAGCGCAACGGCCGCCGTGTGCCGTTCGACCGTGACAAGCTTGCGCGCTCGTTCGAGATCGCGCTGCGCAAGCGCAATGTCGAGCCGGAGCGCATCGAGCAGACGGTCTCGAAGATCGTGCAGGAGCTCGAGAGTCTCGGCGAGAGCGAAATCAGCCACGAGACCATCGGCGAAACTGTAATCGCGCATCTGCGCGAACTCGACGAAGTCGCCTATGTGCGCTTCGCCTCGGTCTATCGCGATTTCCGCGAGGCAAAAGACTTCCAGGCTGCTTTGGCCGAGCTTGCCGCCGAGGACGAGCCCCCGAAAGCGGCGGGCGGGCGGAAGTAG
- a CDS encoding Rieske (2Fe-2S) protein, producing MSKHIVAAVADIPPGRRKLVDVNGRAVVVFNLGGEFFALNNRCPHKGGSLCDGVTSGLIQSSEPGHYQYTRKGEIIRCPWHSWEFDIRTGQSWCDPGKVKTRRYQVSVEQGAKLVEGPYKAETFPVSVENDYLVVDA from the coding sequence ATGTCCAAACACATCGTTGCCGCGGTCGCCGACATTCCGCCGGGGCGCCGCAAGCTGGTCGACGTGAACGGTCGCGCCGTCGTGGTGTTCAACCTCGGCGGCGAATTCTTTGCGCTCAACAATCGCTGCCCGCACAAGGGCGGCAGCCTGTGCGACGGTGTGACGAGCGGGCTCATCCAGTCTTCGGAGCCCGGTCACTATCAGTACACGCGCAAGGGCGAGATCATCCGCTGCCCCTGGCACTCCTGGGAGTTCGACATCCGCACCGGGCAGTCGTGGTGTGACCCTGGCAAGGTGAAGACGCGGCGCTACCAGGTCTCGGTCGAGCAGGGGGCCAAACTGGTCGAAGGTCCCTACAAGGCCGAGACCTTCCCGGTCAGCGTCGAGAACGATTACCTCGTCGTCGACGCCTGA
- a CDS encoding DMT family transporter: protein MTVAQEPQKVALARGLYNNAYLVLALASLCWSGNHLMGRAIAGHVPPLTITTLRWLLAALILFPFIRGQLARDWPLIARHIGVLIYLALIGGGIFGALQFVGLQLTTALNVSVMNSLAPLFIAAASAAMFGDRLTIGQAVGITVSLIGVLAIITKLDPAALTHFSFNTGDILILINMALWGVYSASMRWRPAIHPTSFMFMFCLISGIAMLPAMVWEYSTGFRLQPTALTFGSIAFVTLFSTITAFMCWTRGVELIGPNRAGVFLHLVPIFSALLTGVLLGEPLMGYHVVGFALILAGVTCAARRP from the coding sequence ATGACGGTCGCTCAAGAGCCGCAAAAGGTTGCACTCGCGCGCGGCCTCTACAACAACGCCTATCTGGTTCTCGCGCTCGCGAGCCTATGCTGGTCGGGCAACCACCTGATGGGCCGGGCGATTGCGGGCCACGTGCCGCCGCTCACCATCACGACGCTGCGCTGGCTGCTGGCTGCGCTGATCCTGTTTCCGTTCATCCGCGGGCAGCTTGCGCGCGACTGGCCGCTCATCGCCAGGCACATCGGCGTGCTGATCTACCTTGCGCTGATCGGCGGCGGCATCTTCGGCGCGCTGCAATTCGTCGGCCTGCAGCTCACCACCGCGCTGAACGTCTCGGTGATGAACTCGCTGGCGCCGCTGTTCATCGCGGCGGCCAGCGCTGCAATGTTCGGCGATCGCCTGACGATCGGCCAGGCTGTCGGCATCACGGTTTCGCTCATCGGCGTGCTTGCGATCATCACCAAGCTCGACCCGGCAGCGCTGACGCACTTTTCGTTCAATACCGGCGACATCCTCATCCTGATCAACATGGCGCTGTGGGGGGTGTATTCGGCGTCGATGCGCTGGCGCCCGGCGATCCATCCGACCAGCTTCATGTTCATGTTCTGCCTGATCTCCGGCATTGCAATGCTGCCGGCGATGGTCTGGGAATATTCGACCGGCTTTCGGCTGCAGCCGACGGCGCTGACGTTCGGGTCGATCGCCTTCGTGACACTCTTCTCGACGATCACCGCTTTCATGTGCTGGACCCGCGGCGTGGAGCTCATCGGCCCGAATCGGGCGGGGGTCTTCCTCCATCTCGTCCCGATCTTCAGCGCGTTGCTCACCGGCGTGCTGCTCGGCGAGCCGCTGATGGGATATCATGTGGTCGGCTTCGCGCTGATCCTCGCCGGCGTCACCTGCGCGGCGCGGCGGCCTTGA
- the nusB gene encoding transcription antitermination factor NusB, giving the protein MTADPKERKANRRGAARLAAVQALYQMDIAATPLNDILAEFESHWIGREVEGSQYLPAEAAFFRSIVRGVLDDQRTLDPMIDKALAGGWPLKRVEALLRAVLRAGAFELSSRSDVPARVVVAEYVDVANAFLDKDETGMVNAVLDQLARQLRAAEFGRAAG; this is encoded by the coding sequence ATGACCGCCGACCCGAAAGAGCGCAAGGCGAACCGGCGCGGCGCCGCGCGCCTGGCAGCCGTCCAGGCGCTCTACCAGATGGACATCGCGGCGACGCCGCTCAACGACATCCTCGCGGAATTCGAGAGCCATTGGATCGGCCGTGAGGTCGAGGGCTCGCAATACCTGCCGGCCGAGGCTGCGTTCTTCCGCAGCATCGTGCGTGGCGTGCTTGACGACCAGCGTACGCTCGACCCGATGATCGACAAGGCGCTCGCCGGCGGATGGCCCTTGAAGCGCGTCGAGGCGCTGCTGCGGGCCGTGTTGCGCGCGGGGGCGTTCGAGCTCTCCTCGCGCTCCGACGTGCCGGCGCGTGTGGTCGTGGCCGAATACGTCGATGTGGCGAACGCCTTCCTCGACAAGGACGAGACCGGCATGGTGAACGCGGTGCTCGACCAGCTCGCGCGGCAACTGCGCGCCGCGGAGTTCGGCCGGGCGGCGGGGTAG
- the thiL gene encoding thiamine-phosphate kinase: protein MAQGSAEDRLIARYFKPLAKHPGAFGFTDDAAAITPPAGHDLVLKTDGLIAGVHFFPDDPAEGVGRKALRVNLSDLAAKGAAPLGFLLAIALPKDFSEEWLAGFVRGLGADADAYGCPLLGGDTDSTPGPISISVAAFGVVPNGTMVKRNGAKVGDHVFVSGTIGDAALGLRVRKGELADTTGYLVSRYRVPQPRTALAETLRAYASAAMDVSDGLVGDLTKLCAVSNVSADIEVVRVPRSEAAERALGSDCELIVPILTGGEDYEVLCTVAPGRVASFQSAAAQAGVPVADIGPIVEGNVPPRFLNPEGQPLTFLQTAYSHF from the coding sequence GTGGCGCAGGGATCGGCCGAGGACCGCCTGATCGCGCGCTACTTCAAGCCGCTGGCGAAACATCCCGGCGCCTTCGGCTTCACCGACGATGCCGCCGCCATCACGCCGCCAGCGGGGCACGACCTCGTGCTCAAGACGGATGGATTGATCGCGGGCGTCCACTTCTTTCCCGACGATCCCGCCGAAGGTGTCGGCCGCAAGGCGCTGCGGGTGAACCTCTCCGATCTGGCCGCCAAAGGCGCGGCGCCGCTCGGCTTTCTGCTGGCGATCGCGCTGCCGAAGGATTTCTCCGAAGAGTGGCTCGCGGGCTTCGTGCGCGGGCTCGGCGCAGATGCGGACGCCTATGGGTGTCCGCTGCTCGGCGGCGATACGGATTCGACGCCCGGCCCGATCAGCATCTCGGTTGCGGCGTTTGGCGTTGTGCCGAACGGCACGATGGTGAAACGCAATGGCGCGAAGGTTGGGGACCACGTCTTCGTCAGCGGCACCATCGGCGATGCAGCGCTCGGTCTGCGCGTCCGCAAGGGCGAGCTTGCCGACACAACTGGCTATCTCGTCTCTCGCTATCGCGTGCCGCAGCCGCGAACCGCGCTCGCCGAGACACTGCGTGCATACGCAAGCGCCGCAATGGACGTCTCGGATGGCCTTGTGGGCGATCTCACGAAGCTCTGCGCGGTCTCCAATGTCTCGGCCGACATCGAGGTGGTGCGCGTGCCGCGATCCGAGGCTGCGGAACGCGCCCTTGGGAGCGACTGCGAGCTGATCGTCCCGATCCTGACCGGTGGCGAGGATTACGAGGTCCTCTGCACGGTCGCGCCGGGCCGCGTTGCATCGTTCCAAAGCGCCGCCGCACAGGCCGGCGTCCCGGTCGCGGACATCGGCCCCATCGTCGAAGGCAACGTGCCGCCCCGGTTCCTCAATCCGGAAGGGCAGCCGCTCACCTTCCTCCAAACCGCCTACAGCCATTTCTGA